From Vidua macroura isolate BioBank_ID:100142 chromosome 30, ASM2450914v1, whole genome shotgun sequence, one genomic window encodes:
- the LOC128820763 gene encoding olfactory receptor 14J1-like, whose translation MSNSSSISHFLLLALAETRQLQLLHFCLLLGISLAALLGNGLIISAVACGHHLHTPMFFFLLNLALSDLGSICTTVPKAMHNSLWGISTISYTGCAAQVFLIIFFLGTELSLLTIMCYDRYVSICKPLHYGTLLGSRACAHMAAAAWASGFVNALLQTANTFSLPLCQGNALGQFFCEIPQILKLSCSKSYLREFGLIAVSMCLALGCFVFIVFSYVQIFRAVLRIPSEQGRHKAFSTCLPHLAVVSLFVSTGAFAYLKPPSMSSPSLDLALSVLYSVVPPALNPLIYSLRNQELRAAVWRLMTGCFQEH comes from the coding sequence atgtccaacagcagctccatcagccacttcctcctgctggcactggcagagacgcggcagctgcagctcctgcacttctgcctcttgctgggcatctccctggctgccctcctgggcaacggcctcatcatcagcgccgtagcctgcggccaccacctgcacacgcccatgttcttcttcctgctcaacctggccctcagcgacctgggctccatctgcaccactgtccccaaagccatgcacaattccctctggggcatcagcaccatctcctacacaggATGTGCTGCTCAGGTTTTTCTGATTATCTTCTTCCTTGGAACAGAGCTTTCCCtcctgaccatcatgtgctacgaccgctacgtgtccatctgcaaacccctgcactacgggaccctcctgggcagcagagcttgtgcccacatggcagcagctgcctgggccagtggaTTTGTCAATGCTCTGCTGCAAacagccaatacattttccctgcccctgtgccagggcaatgccctgggccagttcttctgtgaaatcccacagatcctcaagctctcctgctccaaatcctacCTCAGGGAATTTGGGCTCATTGCTGTTAGTATGTGTTTAGCACTtggttgttttgtgttcattgttttctcctatgtgcagatcttcagggccgtgctgaggatcccctctgagcagggacggcacaaagccttttccacctgcctccctcacctggctgtgGTCTCTCTGTTTGTCAGCACTGGGGCATTTGCCTACCTGAAGCCCCCCTCGatgtcctccccatccctggatctggccctgtcagttctgtactcggtggtgcctccagccctgaaccccctcatctacagcctgaggaaccaggagctcagggctgcagtgtggagactGATGACTGGATGCTTTCAGGAACATTAA
- the LOC128820735 gene encoding olfactory receptor 14I1-like, producing the protein MSNSSSISHFLLLALAETRQLQLLHFCLLLGISLAALLGNGLIISAVACGHHLHTPMFFFLLNLALSDLGSICTTVPKAMHNSLWDTSTISYTGCAAQLLFFLFFISAEFFLLTIMCYDRYVSICKPLHYGTLLGSRACAHMAAAAWASAFLNALMHTANTFSLPLCHGNALGQFFCELPQILKLSCPKSYLIELGLIVFSICLALGCFVFMVFSYVQIFRAVLRIPSEQGRHKAFSTCLPHLVVVSLFLSTGTFAHLKPPSLSSPSLDLSVSVLYSVVSPALNPLIYSLRNQELKAAVWRLMTGCLQEH; encoded by the coding sequence atgtccaacagcagctccatcagccacttcctcctgctggcactggcagagacgcggcagctgcagctcctgcacttctgcctcttgctgggcatctccctggctgccctcctgggcaacggcctcatcatcagcgccgtagcctgcggccaccacctgcacacgcccatgttcttcttcctgctcaacctggccctcagcgacctgggctccatctgcaccactgtccccaaagccatgcacaattccctctgggacaccagcaccatctcctacacaggatgtgctgcacagctccttttctttctgttcttcatctCAGCAGAGTTTTTCCTGctgaccatcatgtgctacgaccgctacgtgtccatctgcaaacccctgcactacgggaccctcctgggcagcagagcttgtgcccacatggcagcagctgcctgggccagtgcctttctcaatGCTCTCATGCACacagccaatacattttccttgcccctgtgccatggcaatgccctgggccagttcttctgtgagCTGCCCcagatcctcaagctctcctgTCCCAAATCCTACCTCATAGAACTTGGGCTCATTGTGTTCTCCATCTGTTTAGCACTTGGCTGTTTTGTGTTCAtggttttctcctatgtgcagatcttcagggctgtgctgaggatcccctctgagcagggacggcacaaagccttttccacctgcctccctcacctggtCGTGGTCTCTCTGTTCTTAAGCACTGGTACGTTTGCTCACCTGAAGCCCCCCTCGttgtcctccccatccctggatctgtcagtgtcagttctgtactcagTGGTgtctccagccctgaaccccctcatctacagcctgaggaaccaggagctcaaggctgcagtgtggagactGATGACTGGATGCCTTCAGGAACATTAA